From one Malus sylvestris chromosome 1, drMalSylv7.2, whole genome shotgun sequence genomic stretch:
- the LOC126631811 gene encoding uncharacterized protein LOC126631811, whose protein sequence is MEEPKPAESTATEILPTLPSSAEFLPQQPPPSSLPSKTKKRPLENDAHFSNSSTLYKVRAVLKEVRPHFLEVLRTPDFRTCKSSEEIQEYVKLLMELCKQMTAETVSAARSKNVPGEKPQDTKAFVKPSENKFPTGVSSEKQQAEDGQTQGTCIVGGSAFGWNFITFVGEEPVYYGITKESFRANGSKETVQTDE, encoded by the exons ATGGAAGAACCAAAGCCAGCCGAGTCCACAGCCACCGAAATCCTCCCAACCCTTCCGAGCTCCGCCGAATTCCTCCCTCAACAACCTCCGCCGTCTTCTCTTCCTTCCAAGACGAAGAAGAGACCTCTCGAAAATGATGCCCATTTCTCAAATTCATCTACCCTCTACAAGGTTCGCGCCGTCCTCAAAGAGGTCCGTCCTCATTTTCTCGAG GTTCTCCGAACCCCTGACTTTCGAACTTGCAAGTCATccgaagaaattcaagaat ACGTTAAACTTCTGATGGAACTATGCAAACAGATGACGGCAGAAACAGTTTCGGCAGCAAGAAGTAAGAATGTGCCAGGTGAAAAGCCCCAAGATACAAAGGCTTTTGTAAAACCATCAGAAAATAAGTTTCCAACTGGTGTATCCAGCGAGAAGCAGCAGGCTGAAGATGGTCAGACTCAAGGGACATGTATTGTCGGTGGGTCTGCTTTTGGCTGGAATTTCATTACCTTTGTAGGCGAAGAACCAGTCTACTATGGAATAACAAAGGAGTCATTTCGAGCTAATGGAAGCAAAGAAACAGTTCAGACTGACGAATAA
- the LOC126631870 gene encoding uncharacterized protein LOC126631870 isoform X1 yields the protein MALNESGPDPEDEELERQVDEMAKKVLEYRATLPVQLKNTVASILAVQPPVFLDGSGPGTSGAPNFAAEQVASNKWASLADGDQTFERMQLHKDKIPSNVAALPIVLKRAEECSSKIDKLDPQNRIIRSAFQKKRTS from the exons ATGGCGCTGAACGAAAGCGGACCCGATCCGGAAGATGAGGAGCTGGAGCGCCAAGTGGATGAAATGGCGAAGAAGGTTCTCGAGTACAGAGCAACTTTACCAGTTCAGCTCAAGAACACCGTCGCCTCCATTCTCGCCGTCCAGCCGCCCGTATTTTTGGATGGGTCGGGACCAGGGACGTCCGGAGCTCCAAATTTTG CTGCAGAACAAGTTGCTTCGAATAAGTGGGCATCACTGGCCGATGGAGATCAGACTTTTGAGAGGATGCAATTGCATAAAGATAAAATTCCCAGCAACGTTGCTGCCTTGCCTATTGTTTTGAAGAGAGCAGAAGAGTGTTCTTCAAAGATTGACAAATTAGATCCTCAAAACAGAATCATACGTTCTGCGTTTCAAAAGAAAAGGACTAGTTGA
- the LOC126631870 gene encoding uncharacterized protein LOC126631870 isoform X2, with amino-acid sequence MALNESGPDPEDEELERQVDEMAKKVLEYRATLPVQLKNTVASILAVQPPVFLDGSGPGTSGAPNFEQVASNKWASLADGDQTFERMQLHKDKIPSNVAALPIVLKRAEECSSKIDKLDPQNRIIRSAFQKKRTS; translated from the exons ATGGCGCTGAACGAAAGCGGACCCGATCCGGAAGATGAGGAGCTGGAGCGCCAAGTGGATGAAATGGCGAAGAAGGTTCTCGAGTACAGAGCAACTTTACCAGTTCAGCTCAAGAACACCGTCGCCTCCATTCTCGCCGTCCAGCCGCCCGTATTTTTGGATGGGTCGGGACCAGGGACGTCCGGAGCTCCAAATTTTG AACAAGTTGCTTCGAATAAGTGGGCATCACTGGCCGATGGAGATCAGACTTTTGAGAGGATGCAATTGCATAAAGATAAAATTCCCAGCAACGTTGCTGCCTTGCCTATTGTTTTGAAGAGAGCAGAAGAGTGTTCTTCAAAGATTGACAAATTAGATCCTCAAAACAGAATCATACGTTCTGCGTTTCAAAAGAAAAGGACTAGTTGA
- the LOC126631727 gene encoding F-box/kelch-repeat protein SKIP4: MELQGDGSDVISQTELTQEPLLCGLPDDIALFCLARVPRKYHTLLKCVSKRWRDLVCSEEWHSYRRKHKLDETWIYALCRDKLDRLCFYVLDPNSSRRSWKLVHGLPPRIMKRKGMGFEVIGNKVYLLGGCGWCEDATDEVYCYDASLNAWSEASPLSTARCYFACEILDDKIYSIGGLGSISSYPHSWDIYDPCTDSWKFHSDPNIVPEIEDSVVMAGKIYIRCGTSAVTSHVHAVVYEPSSGTWQHADSEMVSGWRGPAVVIDGTLYVLDQSSGTRLMMWEKETREWIPVGRLSSLLTRPPCQLVAIGKKFYVVGKGLSTVMFDVENAGNMEGVMVSSSIPKLNSNIDVIGCKCLSI; the protein is encoded by the exons ATGGAACTGCAAGGTGATGGATCAGATGTGATCAGTCAAACGGAACTGACCCAAGAGCCACTTTTATGTGGACTTCCAGATGATATTGCTCTTTTCTGCCTAGCAAGGGTGCCTCGGAAGTACCATACCCTCCTAAAGTGTGTCTCAAAAAGATGGAGAGACTTGGTGTGTAGTGAAGAGTGGCATTCTTACCGTAGAAAGCATAAACTTGATGAGACTTGGATCTATGCTTTGTGCCGAGACAAGTTGGACCGCCTATGCTTTTATGTGTTGGATCCAAACTCATCGAGACGGTCTTGGAAGCTTGTTCATGGGCTTCCGCCTCGTATCATGAAGAGAAAGGGAATGGGTTTTGAAGTTATAGGAAATAAAGTTTACTTGTTGGGTGGTTGCGGTTGGTGCGAAGATGCTACTGATGAGGTCTACTGTTATGATGCTTCCCTGAATGCTTGGAGTGAAGCTTCTCCCTTGTCCACTGCTAG GTGCTACTTTGCTTGTGAAATATTGGATGACAAAATATATTCCATTGGCGGGTTGGGTTCAATTTCAAGCTATCCGCATTCTTGGGACATATATGACCCTTGCACTGATAGTTGGAAATTTCACTCAGACCCAAACATCGTTCCTGAAATTGAGGATTCTGTGGTCATGGCCGGGAAGATTTACATTCGTTGTGGCACTTCTGCTGTAACTTCTCATGTGCACGCTGTTGTTTATGAACCGTCAAGTGGGACATGGCAGCATGCAGATTCGGAAATGGTTTCAGGCTGGCGAGGTCCAGCAGTTGTCATAGACGGAACCCTCTATGTGTTGGATCAGAGTTCAGGAACGAGGCTGATGATGTGGGAGAAGGAAACTAGGGAGTGGATCCCTGTCGGGAGGCTGTCATCGTTGCTTACTAGACCGCCCTGTCAACTCGTAGCTATTGGGAAGAAATTTTATGTTGTGGGAAAGGGGCTTAGCACAGTCATGTTTGATGTTGAAAATGCAGGGAATATGGAAGGGGTAATGGTTAGTTCTTCAATACCTAAATTGAATTCGAACATTGATGTAATCGGCTGTAAAtgtttatcgatttga